The Leeia aquatica genome has a window encoding:
- a CDS encoding F0F1 ATP synthase subunit delta gives MAEIVTVARPYAEAAFKLAKELNQLDAWSDALRLLVTVVEHEEVARVIDNPNVSAPQIESLLQGIVGEQVSVEVKNFISILVSNKRLNLLPEVARQYAQLKLDAENGVDAAVVSAFPLSDAQLNELSAQLVKRFGRQIRAQVTVDPELLGGVKITVGDQVIDASVRGKLQAMAYGLKS, from the coding sequence ATGGCAGAAATCGTTACCGTTGCGCGGCCCTATGCAGAAGCAGCGTTCAAGCTCGCCAAAGAGCTGAACCAGCTGGATGCATGGTCAGACGCACTGCGTTTGTTGGTAACGGTGGTTGAGCACGAAGAGGTTGCCCGCGTCATTGACAACCCCAACGTGTCAGCACCGCAAATCGAATCTCTGCTGCAGGGCATCGTTGGCGAGCAGGTGTCGGTGGAAGTGAAAAACTTCATCAGCATCCTGGTCAGCAACAAGCGCCTGAACCTGCTGCCGGAAGTGGCGCGCCAATATGCGCAACTGAAGCTGGACGCCGAAAATGGCGTCGATGCAGCCGTGGTTTCGGCCTTTCCCTTGTCCGATGCCCAGCTGAATGAGCTCAGCGCCCAACTGGTGAAACGATTTGGTCGCCAGATTCGCGCACAGGTGACGGTGGATCCCGAATTGCTGGGTGGTGTGAAAATCACCGTCGGCGATCAGGTGATCGACGCTTCCGTACGCGGCAAGCTGCAGGCGATGGCCTATGGGCTCAAAAGTTAG
- a CDS encoding F0F1 ATP synthase subunit B, with product MDINASLIGQMITFAILVLFTMKFVWPPLTQMMDERARRISEGLAAAEKGKHDYENAEKRAAEKLRESKGQAAEIIALAEKRAAQIVDEAKNAAKAEGERQLAAAQAEVEQLMARAKEELRQQVSDLAVAGAEKILRREIDAKAHADLLDTIKAEL from the coding sequence ATGGACATCAATGCCTCGTTAATCGGGCAAATGATCACCTTTGCAATTCTGGTGCTCTTTACCATGAAGTTTGTTTGGCCTCCGCTGACCCAGATGATGGACGAGCGCGCCCGCCGCATTTCTGAAGGTCTGGCTGCCGCTGAAAAGGGCAAGCACGACTACGAAAATGCCGAGAAGCGTGCAGCAGAAAAGCTGCGCGAATCGAAGGGGCAGGCCGCCGAGATCATTGCGCTGGCGGAAAAGCGCGCCGCGCAGATCGTTGATGAAGCCAAGAATGCCGCCAAGGCTGAGGGCGAGCGTCAACTCGCTGCGGCACAGGCGGAAGTCGAGCAACTGATGGCCCGCGCCAAGGAAGAACTGCGTCAGCAGGTGTCCGATCTGGCGGTGGCAGGTGCAGAAAAGATCCTGCGTCGCGAAATCGACGCCAAGGCTCACGCTGACCTGCTCGATACCATCAAAGCGGAATTGTAA
- the atpA gene encoding F0F1 ATP synthase subunit alpha, with protein sequence MQLNPSEISELIKNKIQNLSSGSESRTQGTVVSVTDGIVRIHGLSDVMQGEMLEFPNNTFGLALNLERDSVGAVVMGEYEHITEGDEVKCTGRILEVPVGPELVGRVVNALGQPIDGKGPINARASSPIEKIAPGVIARQSVSQPMQSGIKAIDAMVPVGRGQRELIIGDRQTGKTAVAVDAIINQKGTGVICIYVAIGQKASSIANVVRKLEEHGALGHTIVVAATSSESPAMQFIAPYAGCSMGEYFRDRGEDALIVYDDLSKQAVAYRQISLLLRRPPGREAYPGDVFYIHSRLLERASRVNADYVEKLTNGEVKGKTGSLTALPIIETQAGDVSAFVPTNVISITDGQIFLETDLFNSGIRPAINAGISVSRVGGAAQTKAIKKLSGGIRTDLAQYRELAAFAQFASDLDDATRKQLERGRRVTELMKQGQYAPMKVSEMTLTLFGVNKGYYDDVPVEKCLAFEAAFLSYVKANHAQLLADIDSSSELSGDNEKVLASALAEFKKNSTY encoded by the coding sequence ATGCAGTTGAATCCATCTGAAATCAGCGAGCTGATCAAGAACAAGATCCAGAACCTGTCTTCGGGCTCGGAGTCGCGTACGCAAGGCACGGTAGTGTCGGTGACCGACGGTATCGTTCGCATTCACGGCCTGTCGGACGTGATGCAGGGCGAAATGCTGGAATTCCCGAACAACACCTTCGGCCTGGCACTGAACCTGGAGCGTGACTCCGTGGGTGCCGTGGTGATGGGCGAATACGAGCACATCACCGAAGGCGACGAAGTGAAGTGCACCGGTCGCATTCTGGAAGTACCAGTCGGTCCGGAACTGGTCGGTCGCGTGGTGAACGCGCTGGGTCAGCCGATCGACGGCAAAGGCCCGATCAATGCCCGCGCATCCAGCCCGATCGAAAAGATCGCCCCGGGCGTGATTGCCCGTCAATCGGTGTCGCAGCCGATGCAAAGCGGTATCAAGGCGATTGACGCCATGGTGCCGGTGGGTCGTGGCCAGCGTGAGCTGATCATTGGTGACCGTCAGACCGGCAAGACCGCCGTGGCTGTCGACGCCATCATCAACCAGAAGGGCACCGGCGTTATCTGCATCTACGTGGCCATCGGTCAGAAGGCATCGTCGATCGCCAACGTGGTGCGCAAGCTCGAAGAGCACGGCGCGCTGGGCCACACCATCGTGGTGGCGGCGACCTCGTCCGAATCCCCGGCCATGCAGTTCATCGCACCGTATGCCGGCTGCTCGATGGGCGAATACTTCCGTGACCGTGGCGAAGACGCGCTGATCGTGTATGACGATCTGTCCAAGCAGGCTGTGGCTTATCGCCAGATCTCCCTGCTGCTGCGCCGTCCGCCGGGCCGTGAAGCCTATCCGGGTGACGTGTTCTACATCCACTCCCGTCTGCTGGAACGCGCATCCCGCGTGAACGCGGACTACGTGGAAAAGCTGACCAATGGTGAAGTGAAGGGCAAGACCGGTTCGCTGACCGCGCTGCCGATCATTGAAACCCAGGCGGGTGACGTGTCTGCCTTCGTGCCGACCAACGTGATCTCGATTACTGACGGTCAGATCTTTCTGGAAACCGACCTGTTCAACTCGGGTATCCGTCCGGCCATCAACGCCGGTATCTCGGTGTCCCGCGTGGGTGGTGCTGCTCAGACCAAGGCCATCAAGAAACTGTCCGGCGGTATCCGTACCGACTTGGCGCAGTATCGTGAACTGGCTGCGTTCGCGCAGTTCGCTTCCGATCTGGACGATGCTACCCGCAAGCAGCTGGAGCGTGGTCGCCGTGTGACCGAGCTGATGAAGCAAGGTCAGTACGCCCCGATGAAGGTGTCGGAAATGACCCTGACCCTGTTTGGCGTCAACAAGGGCTACTACGACGACGTGCCGGTGGAGAAGTGTCTGGCATTTGAAGCTGCGTTCCTGTCCTACGTGAAGGCCAACCACGCGCAGTTGCTGGCCGACATTGACAGCAGCAGCGAACTGTCGGGCGACAACGAGAAGGTATTGGCCTCGGCGCTGGCTGAGTTCAAGAAGAACTCGACCTACTAA